A portion of the Eulemur rufifrons isolate Redbay chromosome 30, OSU_ERuf_1, whole genome shotgun sequence genome contains these proteins:
- the LOC138378809 gene encoding olfactory receptor 10Q1-like: MDPQQKNHTFSSEFIILGFGDLGELQILVFGLFLIMHLVTLAGHTTIVLITLIDSRLQTPMYFFLRNLSTIEIGDILVIVPNMLANFLSRNQRMSFLGCALQMHLFIALGGAECFLLTVMAYDRFVAICNPLRYAFIITRALCLQMLALACSSGFALSLTLTTLIFLLPFCGSHEINHFFCDIPAVLFLACSDTQANEIAVFLVCMLILLMPFLLILLSYGFIITAILRIHSAEGRSKAFSTCAGHLLVSLLHYGCAIFIYIRPKSCYTPEQDKIVSLIYTNVTPMLYPLIYSLRNKEVKAALRRLLVTKQ; encoded by the coding sequence ATGGACCCACAGCAGAAAAACCACACCTTCAGCTCTGAGTTTATTATATTGGGCTTTGGGGACCTTGGTGAATTGCAAATCCTTGTTTTTGGACTCTTTCTAATCATGCACCTTGTCACCCTAGCAGGGCACACAACTATTGTCCTCATCACCCTCATTGATTCCCGCCTCCAGACCcccatgtatttcttcctccGGAACCTGTCCACCATTGAAATTGGTGATATACTGGTTATTGTCCCCAACATGCTGGCCAATTTCCTTTCCAGGAACCAGCGGATGTCCTTCCTGGGCTGCGCCCTGCAAATGCACCTCTTCATCGCCCTGGGTGGGGCAGAGTGCTTCCTCCTGAccgtgatggcctatgaccgctttGTGGCCATCTGCAACCCCCTGCGCTACGCTTTCATCATCACCAGGGCCCTGTGCCTGCAGATGCTGGCTCTGGCATGCAGCAGCGGCTTTGCACTCTCTCTCACTCTGACCACGCTGatcttcctcctgcccttctgTGGGTCCCATGAGATCAATCATTTCTTCTGTGACATCCCCGCTGTGCTATTCCTGGCCTGCTCAGACACACAAGCCAATGAGATCGCAGTCTTCCTCGTATGCATGCTCATCCTGCTGATGCCCTTCTTGCTGATCCTGCTCTCCTATGGGTTCATCATCACGGCCATCCTCAGAATCCACTCAGCGGAGGGCAGGAGCAAAGCTTTCTCCACCTGCGCAGGGCACCTGCTGGTCTCGCTTCTGCACTATGGCTGTGCGATATTCATCTACATTCGCCCCAAGTCATGCTACACCCCAGAACAGGACAAAATTGTGTCCTTAATCTACACCAACGTAACCCCCATGCTGTACCCTCTGATCTATAGTCTGAGGAACAAGGAAGTGAAGGCTGCCCTCAGGAGACTCCTGGTGACGAAGCAGTAG